One region of Immundisolibacter sp. genomic DNA includes:
- a CDS encoding ABC transporter permease translates to MKLRRLGAIVLKELRQLRRDRLTFGMIVGIPILQLALFGYAINLDVRKLDAAVLDQANTARSREFTQLLAHAQVLNLRERLHTPQEVYARLGSGHISAALIIPSDFETRLERRDRPPAQIVVDGSDQAVQAAVRQLVNAPLPGAGPAPPGIAVVNFYNPQRRAPLNTVPGLIGVILTMTMVLFTASALVRERERGNLEML, encoded by the coding sequence ATGAAACTGCGCCGTCTGGGTGCAATCGTGCTCAAGGAATTGCGCCAGCTGCGCCGCGACCGGCTCACCTTCGGCATGATCGTCGGCATTCCCATCCTGCAGCTGGCGCTGTTCGGCTACGCCATCAACCTGGACGTGCGCAAGCTGGACGCGGCCGTGCTGGATCAGGCCAACACCGCCCGCTCGCGGGAATTCACCCAGCTGCTGGCACACGCACAGGTGCTGAACCTGCGCGAACGGTTGCACACGCCGCAGGAGGTTTATGCACGGCTCGGCAGCGGCCACATCAGCGCCGCGCTGATCATTCCATCGGACTTCGAAACCCGGCTTGAACGTCGCGACCGGCCGCCGGCACAAATCGTGGTCGACGGCTCGGACCAGGCGGTACAGGCCGCCGTGCGCCAGCTTGTCAACGCGCCGCTGCCTGGCGCTGGTCCGGCGCCGCCGGGTATCGCGGTGGTGAATTTTTACAATCCCCAGCGGCGCGCGCCGCTGAACACGGTGCCCGGTTTGATCGGCGTGATCCTGACCATGACCATGGTGCTGTTTACCGCCTCGGCCCTGGTGCGCGAGCGCGAACGCGGCAACCTGGAAATGCT